The Sesamum indicum cultivar Zhongzhi No. 13 linkage group LG1, S_indicum_v1.0, whole genome shotgun sequence genome includes a window with the following:
- the LOC105168818 gene encoding histone H3.2, whose protein sequence is MARTKQTARKSTGGKAPRKQLATKAARKSAPATGGVKKPHRFRPGTVALREIRKYQKSTELLIRKLPFQRLVREIAQDFKTDLRFQSSAVAALQEAAEAYLVGLFEDTNLCAIHAKRVTIMPKDIQLARRIRGERA, encoded by the coding sequence ATGGCTCGTACTAAGCAGACTGCTCGCAAGTCCACCGGAGGCAAGGCCCCGAGGAAGCAGCTGGCCACCAAGGCCGCCAGGAAGTCCGCCCCCGCCACCGGTGGAGTCAAGAAGCCTCACCGCTTCCGCCCTGGAACCGTTGCACTCCGTGAGATCCGCAAGTACCAGAAATCCACTGAGCTTCTGATCCGGAAACTGCCCTTCCAGAGGCTGGTTCGAGAAATTGCTCAGGACTTCAAGACTGATCTGAGGTTCCAGAGCTCCGCCGTGGCTGCGCTGCAGGAGGCGGCGGAGGCGTATTTGGTTGGGCTGTTTGAGGATACCAACCTCTGTGCTATTCACGCTAAGAGAGTTACTATCATGCCTAAGGATATTCAACTTGCTAGGAGGATTAGAGGCGAGAGGGCTTAG